ATCATGGTGAATGATCCGCGTCTGCACACGCTGTTCATCCACGTCTTCCACATGGTCAAACCTGTTGCGGCACTGGCTGGTCCCAGAATTCTCGCCAAAGTCCTCTTCTCCTCGCGCGGTCCCGATGCCCGTGACGGTGTCACGGGCCAACGGCCGGCCCGCCGGGCCGACGCGAAGGTGTAGGCGAACTCGTTGGCCGATTTCCGTTCGGGGGATTCCGTGATTCTTGTAAATCGGCTCATGTGATGAGCCCAATCAAGGTCAGCGTGCCGAATCAGGTGTAATGGTCCATTTTGCTGGACAGGACTGTCGAGGCACTTTCGGAGATCGAACCGTGGGTGCCGACGTTCAGGTAAGTGCGCACAGAGGAGTGATGCAGTGACCACCGATGCTATTCTGCGAAAATATGACCTGATCTTCGATCGGCTCGATGCCGACGGAAGCGGAGTCCTCGAATTCGCCGACTGCGAGCGCATGGGGGAGGAAGTCATCCGCTCAGGACACGTACCGGCGGACTCCGCCAAAGCCACCGCGCTGTTCAGCGCCTACCGCGAGGGGTGGGACCGCCTCGTGGCAGCCGCCGACGCAGACGGCGACGGGCGGATCACCCGTGAGGAGTTCCGGGCCGCCATGACCGACACCCTGGGGCGCCGGGAGCAGGTGGTCTCCGGATGCCGGGCGGTGCTGGACGCCGAATTCTCGGCCATCGACAAGGACGACGACGGACTCGTTCCGGTCGCCGACTTCCAGCGCTA
This window of the Streptomyces sp. NBC_00237 genome carries:
- a CDS encoding EF-hand domain-containing protein is translated as MTTDAILRKYDLIFDRLDADGSGVLEFADCERMGEEVIRSGHVPADSAKATALFSAYREGWDRLVAAADADGDGRITREEFRAAMTDTLGRREQVVSGCRAVLDAEFSAIDKDDDGLVPVADFQRYLEALGSSPEEAAATCSLMDANHDGQVSRNEFHAGWEQYLLSDELSEAGSSFLGSLA